ttttttgtttttttttacttagtgAGTGTGTGGAAATTGGCTCACCAATTCTCCTTCTCAGCTATCGAGAAGTCGGTGGTGCCATGGGTCAACGACTCTGACGTCCCCTTTTGTCCGGACTGTggaaacaaattcaacatgcGGAACCGGCGCCATCACTGCCGGCTCTGTGGCTCTATAATGTGCAAGAAGTGCATGGAGTTTGTGCCACTGCCACTGGCCCGTACGTGGAAAGATCCGAGGAGCTCATCTAGAAATGGTCACAGCTTCAATATTCCTCTATTTCCGATTGCAGAAAAGCTTATAAGCGGAACCAGAGAGGCCTTGTGTGTACCTGGAAGCCCTCAGTCCCAGAGTGTATCAGCCGGGGGCAACAGCGGGATGGGGTCCAGGCGGGGCAGCCTCAGCAGCTTGAGCAGCGTCACGTCCATGCTGGAGGAGAAAGACGATGAGAAGATCCGATGTTGTCACCACTGTATGGACACGATGCTGAAGAGGCAGCAGAAGTTGGATGAAAAAGAGTTTGTGCCTGATGTTGTGAAACTGTACGAGGTGAGGAGCCACTCATGGAACTGTGAGAGGTCACCGCTTTCCTGTAGTTCACGTCGCTGTGGCTTTGTGGTCCTGTCAGAGGCTGAGGATGTGTATGGAGAAAGTGGACGAGAAGGCTCCAGAATACATCAAAATGGCCGAATCGCTCAAGTAAGAGTTCAATTCATTGGCAGAACACAGGGTAACATCTGTTCTCTGCAGTACATCACCAAGTACAAATGATTAGGATGCAGAGCAGAGGCGTGCGTGATCGGTTGTGGGCGAGTTCACGACTGGCTGCTCTGAGAATTGTGCTCTCTTCACAACAAAAGTTCAGAAAAGGTCGTGCGCACTGAATTAAATGTCAGTTCTTCTTTGACTTTGTAAGTATTTAACTTGATTTACAAAGCTTTAGACAATTCAGCTTTCTGCATGGTGCTTGTGTGGGTCTCCTCCCCCAGTCCAAAAACGTACAGAGGGCCTCACGCAGTCACAAAAATCAACTCCAGCCATGAAGCAGTGAAATCATTCTTTCATatcctgcttctgtcagtgCCGGAGAGACCACCTACAATCTGGACACTGCAGCTGGACTGAGACTGGAAGTCCAGAAGTACTATGAACTCATCGACGCTCTGAGGTGAGCCACCACCTTCGCACTGTGTTCTCATTTTAGGTATATTAAGTTTCTGTCTCTCCTCAGTAAGAGGATTCTGACATTGGGAATGAAAGACGACCCGCAGCCACATCCGAAGACGCTCCAGCTGCAGAGGATGATCCGCTACAATGCCACAATGTTTGTCCAGGTGAAGTTCGCAGCAACAGAGGTGCAGCTTTACACAGGCAGTTCAATGAAACACCTCTCTGATTTAGGAGAAGCTGCTGGGTCTGATGTCTCTGCCTACCAAGGACAAGTTTgaagagctgaaggagaagagaaaggaggagcaggagaggaagctgcagcaggagaaacTGGTGCGTGGAGCTGGGGAATGTTTGAGTCTTGTATCGAGTCTGTCCATAATGTTGTTTCTTTGACCACCAGGCGGTTCAGGAGGCCCTCAAGAAGAGACAGGAGTCTGAGAAGTCCCGTCCACTCAACACCAACGGAGAGCTGCCGCAGGCTCCCAGAGCGCCACGGATGACCAAAGCGGGAGGCTGGCTGCCGTCCTCCGACTCAGCCCACTCGAGGACTGAGTTTGAGGACCCTCTCCTGCAGCAGATCGAGAACATCCAGTCGTTCCTTCGCCAGGCACGAGAGGCTAAGAGGGCGGACGAGGTGGCTATGCTGGAGGAGAACTTGCGGCAGCTGCAAGATGAGTATGACCAGCAACAGACCACGCTTGCCATTGCATTGTCTCAGAAGCTGGCGCAGGAAGAGAGACTGCAGCAAGGGGAGCTAGAGCGCCTACAGGCCTGGGAGAGAGGGGACATGAAGCACAAAAGCCAGAGTGCTTCTACTCAGCCTTCTTGGGAGAGAACTCTGGACATCAGTGGGTTTCATCGAGAAGGAgatggggaggaggaagagttaacACCAAAAGCTGAAGAAAGACCCTCATTTCCTGCCCTGGCAGATCAGGAGGAGTCGCCTCCAAGACTGAGAAGCTTAGGGGGGCATGTTACACCACCAGGGGGTGAAGGAGAGAACAGCACCTCCGTGAATACGCTTGATGAAGACGCAACGCCAATCGCGGAAGATCCGTCCAACCCATTTTCTGAGGACATCAAGAAGGAGCTCAAAGAAGAAACCAATGGGAAGAAAGAATACAATCcttttgatgatgaagaggatgaggaggagactgTACCCGGCAATCCCTTTGAGATGGACGATGACAGTGGCAACCCTTTCTTGGAGGCGTCTGGGGATTCTCCAGTGGTCTCCACTAACCCCTTCGACGGAGACGAGGATGACGGGGTGATGCCCGATCTGGACGTGATCGAGGAGgagcttctgctgcagcagatcGACAACATCCGAGCGTACATTTTCGACGCCAAGCTCAGCGGCCGTCTGGATGAGGTGGAGCTCCTGTCAGAGAACCTGAGAGAACTGCAGCGCACCCTTCaggaacagaagaagaagtgatGGGGTCTCACTGATGACGTGATAAAAAGATGCCACTAAATCGGTTTTAATGTGACAACCTTGTGGAGCTCGTCGTCCAGATATTTTAGCAGAATTTGTTCCTTTATTTCAGGCTACAGCCACACTACCATCATTTTGAGTATTTGTTGTTGCACCTGTGTCACTACATAATGCTCTAGCACTATAAATAGACTTGATTTGAAGCTTCGAGGCATCACTGCTAACAATCCTATGACTAACTTGAAAAAGCTGTAATAGATGATTTAATAAATTGGGTTTGGGAGGATATTGCAGCCAAGAGTGTTCGTGAGGCCGTTAAAACTACTATGGGTTTCGTAACACAAGTTTGTACAGTGTTTGTACAGCGCTTCGCATCACTTCACACGCTAACTTTAGTCCATGTTCACTTAGTTTGGCATCCCACTTCACTGTGAGATCATTTCATATTTGACTGTAACACAAATATTCCTTTTCACTACTGACTCAAGACACTGCTTCAGATGTCACAACCCCAACAACCTTCCAGCAAGGAGATCTGAATGTGAAGCATGTTCTTATACATCGTAAATACTATTTTTTAAAGACACTGTGGAGGAAGAGCCGTCAGATCAACAACTTTATGAGGTCAGAAGAGCATTTACAGATGCCGTCAAGTATTATGTCTTTGTGGTTGCCCGTGTTTCACAGAGTAAACTGGatgagtgtttttgtgttcagATGATTGGAGAGTTGGTAAACGTTTCAACATACCGaattgaaaacacaacacgaAATGATCACTTCAGGAAATCTGAACAcgaataaatgataaatattgttGCCCAATcttgttattttgtgttgtgagGAAAGGTCACACGCAAAACATGTATGCAGATATAAACACACAAGCCCTCTAATACACAGGTTGTACACAGTCAACAGGTACACACACCCAGCCCAGATACCAGAACCACACTTGAAATGGAAAATCCAGTTGGAATTTAATCAAAAGTTTATGTGGCCCATCCACAAACGTCCATGTCCAAGAGAGTCTGTGGAGTTGTGTCCAACAGCAAGCAATATAACAATGTAGTCCGTGCACTCCACAAAGGACAGTGACTATGTTTGTCACTCCTGAGCCGCTGCCTTCATCTTGGCTTTGTATTTGCCAGTCATCTCTTTGGGCAGTGGCACGGTGCTGGGACATGGAACCTGACCCTCCACTTCGCAGATACACTCTCTCAGACAGTATTTCTTTGGCCCAAAGTTAGCCGGGTTGGAGGCCTGCATCCTGGCTTTAGCTTCCTCCTGCAGCACAGTTCTGAAACACAGAAGATATGGTTCAGAGAAGatcagtgtgtgtcagtgtcatgcTCCCTCTTGGCAAGTGTAAACACCCTCAACTAAGCTGAATATTCACATTGAGAAGCCGCTACTTACTCTGTTTTGCCCAAAATCTTCTTTACATGGTGGGATATTTGTTTATAGTCCTTTCCTTCCACGTCAACCAGAACTTGTTCACCATCATCTGCATTAGACACAAGTGGAATCAACTTGGCAGTGTTGTGTCAAATTGAAGAATTCACCTTTGATTTGCTTTAGacgttacttttttttattatttttcagctGAGAGTTTAGACAAGAGACATCCTGAAGAATTCACTTGCTCATCAAAGAGAATTAAGTCAACAAATTAGAATGATAAATCAACTAGCAAGCCGGTTTATGGAGACACAAGAGAAATAAACCGTGCTTCAATTTCAATAGAATAAAGCAAAATGTAACACTGCCACCAAGATCCTGAAGAAGGCACCAAACCGTACGCACCCAGATAGAATCGCAGAAAAGGGGACGGCGTCatgtttttaaacatcattATTTGAACCCAAGGGTTTTTGTACTGGATCTGTGGGATGCTGAAGAACACAAACTTCctgcaaaacaaagacagatcTCATGGAAGGTACCAATGTAAATCAATTTTGCTTGTATGATTTAGTTCCTGGACATAGTAACACAACAGTTTTTCATTTGTACGCTAGCATGATAGTGAGTTTTAGTTGCAGCAGTCTGACCTTGCTCCGTCGCTCAGCTCTCCACTCGTGTTATAATTCACCGTCATGATCTTCACCCGATTTTTAAAGATGATGTCCCCTTTCTGGAGGTATTCCAGGGTCCTCCTGACCGGGAATCTACCTTTCATTGGCATTTTGAACTCTGTTATAGAAGCCAATAGTGCTAAAAATCCCGTTCGCTCGCTGCATCCATAAGCCACACCGAGGGGCGACTGATAATGACGTACAAATGTGTCGACCAGCGCTTCCGGGTATCCGTAGTTTTAACGGTTATGGGGCTAGTATTGCGTTACTGTTATTCCAAACGCCTCGATTTTTTTGTTTAGCTTTTTTCAGTTATATTTTTCAATCCTAGAACTATCTCCAATAATAGAAAGGCAGGAATTAGCGCCATCTACCACACTTTCTAAGCATAATGTAATTGCTGAGCCCTATAATAGAAAGGAAACATATATTAAGAGGAACAGAAACATGTTAGACCACAACAATAAATATCTGACTCATGAATGGCAAATACGATGAATGATGTTTATTTGTCAATAATGTGCTGCTTCTTCTGAGAACCTTTGAGTCTGGAATGCAGACACAAGTAGCTATCAAATGTTCATTGGAGTGAGGTAGAAATGTAAGATTCTGCACATGAATATTGTTGAAATGTATCtgaagaatacatttttttttttacagaaaagaGACAAATGACATTCAGACAATCTTGAAGTGAGCCTTCTGCAACCACAatgctgaaatgaaatgttctttCACATAGCTCCTTAAGGTAAATATGGTAAAGCCACAACATTTAATCAATATTTTTCATATAGCATTTAATAAAATGCACTTAAGCAACATCGTCATGCACGGCAATGCactataaaaatgaaaacaattgttCTCTGCAGGGCAGACACCGACAGGAGTATAaaactgttttaaaaacaacatgcaCTCATTTAATGAAATTACATGTACAAAGACCGTTACACAGCGGCGCCTTTACACTTTAGGTTTTGAACCTAAACAATGCAACACATACCAATACATATTTAACATTGAGGTCTACCTCAGTCTCAGACACAGAGGCTCATTCTGACATTTTCCACAAGTGCATAGCCTCATCGGGGTGTCAGTGACGACACTCACTGACCGGTAGAAAAGTTCTTCTTCAATATGGGAATCCTGTCCCAATTTTAAGTACACTTAGTATGCAACAAGCAAAGACTgaagttttttaaa
This portion of the Synchiropus splendidus isolate RoL2022-P1 chromosome 18, RoL_Sspl_1.0, whole genome shotgun sequence genome encodes:
- the mrps25 gene encoding 28S ribosomal protein S25, mitochondrial, with protein sequence MPMKGRFPVRRTLEYLQKGDIIFKNRVKIMTVNYNTSGELSDGARKFVFFSIPQIQYKNPWVQIMMFKNMTPSPFLRFYLDDGEQVLVDVEGKDYKQISHHVKKILGKTETVLQEEAKARMQASNPANFGPKKYCLRECICEVEGQVPCPSTVPLPKEMTGKYKAKMKAAAQE
- the LOC128749448 gene encoding rabenosyn-5 isoform X2, giving the protein MASGYPPPFEVVGEVKEGFLCPLCLKDLQSFYQLQDHYEEEHSGEDRHVRGQLKSLVQRAKKATDKLLKRDGDDRPETGSYESFYYGGVDPYMWEPQELGATRSHLDFFKKHRAARIDHYVIEVNKMIIRLEKLTSFDRVSADAAKIRAIEKSVVPWVNDSDVPFCPDCGNKFNMRNRRHHCRLCGSIMCKKCMEFVPLPLAQKLISGTREALCVPGSPQSQSVSAGGNSGMGSRRGSLSSLSSVTSMLEEKDDEKIRCCHHCMDTMLKRQQKLDEKEFVPDVVKLYERLRMCMEKVDEKAPEYIKMAESLNAGETTYNLDTAAGLRLEVQKYYELIDALSKRILTLGMKDDPQPHPKTLQLQRMIRYNATMFVQEKLLGLMSLPTKDKFEELKEKRKEEQERKLQQEKLAVQEALKKRQESEKSRPLNTNGELPQAPRAPRMTKAGGWLPSSDSAHSRTEFEDPLLQQIENIQSFLRQAREAKRADEVAMLEENLRQLQDEYDQQQTTLAIALSQKLAQEERLQQGELERLQAWERGDMKHKSQSASTQPSWERTLDISGFHREGDGEEEELTPKAEERPSFPALADQEESPPRLRSLGGHVTPPGGEGENSTSVNTLDEDATPIAEDPSNPFSEDIKKELKEETNGKKEYNPFDDEEDEEETVPGNPFEMDDDSGNPFLEASGDSPVVSTNPFDGDEDDGVMPDLDVIEEELLLQQIDNIRAYIFDAKLSGRLDEVELLSENLRELQRTLQEQKKK
- the LOC128749448 gene encoding rabenosyn-5 isoform X1 → MASGYPPPFEVVGEVKEGFLCPLCLKDLQSFYQLQDHYEEEHSGEDRHVRGQLKSLVQRAKKATDKLLKRDGDDRPETGSYESFYYGGVDPYMWEPQELGATRSHLDFFKKHRAARIDHYVIEVNKMIIRLEKLTSFDRVSADAAKIRAIEKSVVPWVNDSDVPFCPDCGNKFNMRNRRHHCRLCGSIMCKKCMEFVPLPLARTWKDPRSSSRNGHSFNIPLFPIAEKLISGTREALCVPGSPQSQSVSAGGNSGMGSRRGSLSSLSSVTSMLEEKDDEKIRCCHHCMDTMLKRQQKLDEKEFVPDVVKLYERLRMCMEKVDEKAPEYIKMAESLNAGETTYNLDTAAGLRLEVQKYYELIDALSKRILTLGMKDDPQPHPKTLQLQRMIRYNATMFVQEKLLGLMSLPTKDKFEELKEKRKEEQERKLQQEKLAVQEALKKRQESEKSRPLNTNGELPQAPRAPRMTKAGGWLPSSDSAHSRTEFEDPLLQQIENIQSFLRQAREAKRADEVAMLEENLRQLQDEYDQQQTTLAIALSQKLAQEERLQQGELERLQAWERGDMKHKSQSASTQPSWERTLDISGFHREGDGEEEELTPKAEERPSFPALADQEESPPRLRSLGGHVTPPGGEGENSTSVNTLDEDATPIAEDPSNPFSEDIKKELKEETNGKKEYNPFDDEEDEEETVPGNPFEMDDDSGNPFLEASGDSPVVSTNPFDGDEDDGVMPDLDVIEEELLLQQIDNIRAYIFDAKLSGRLDEVELLSENLRELQRTLQEQKKK